A genomic segment from Polyangium mundeleinium encodes:
- a CDS encoding FG-GAP repeat domain-containing protein — MRGSSRAALLGALVVLAGGLSPGLAHADTWPVARHDAARTGASGGAVPVVEPVVTWRAYMGGRPTGRVARFGLGNPSQFVAAVGGRFVAKHGVSQATLWKSDILGVGVVEAFTDLDGDGKSEVVVRTETRAHVLDGATGVVLWSSPLGEFRSPASVRVTDLDGNGLPDVYIDECTSCATPGTMTAGAFSFAGGFGVASALWMRPANASPPPSHSGSDTIVDLDDDGLPEVVLTSPAEIVIVRGNDGQTVTTLVLPGGAQDKPFSQAYALAAEIDGLPGKELVVVQPYGQVAAKVGPPGLTVFKIDPQTKAGTLLFQRKTAGYDAEMVTLADVAKDLDGDGIDELVFSHRASAASPFTTEILKGAAGTTAAVLPGARFEGAADLGASTGAELVVATAAGLSVHHFDGNALATLAGPIPEVRAHSMPDPARGQRGPLDRRLAVLPRPGQAAALLVGRPKSELPYASLENPHTFRDIQAFTFDAAGPKKIGDHTPLVGDVTGVFGADFSTRPYPQVAVGTTAGTIVVLGQTLQGTNGIVVWGGSATGSLVGGGMQPSSGAVGGPLVGSDDLGPFVVLPGSPLGLYVGDARFASLIVPPLPRFIQAGMQAASIVDLDTLGMAVVGVEGSALVARRSQDGASLGAVDLGPGAPHGTPLPLRVQGASAPRVGIDWRIEGVQIVQSAVDFASKSLVWQGVPLPFGGFFGSSVGDLDGDGTDAWYSMNDGLNARDAATGLVKTTPGNSMWYSLPMLASFQGGPGPELLLQAGASSPRLLQADLGTAWQSESSEQVNGMAGARVVCGNAARFVTPAVLSPTLRAFDGATGALLGVRALAGGSVFPTVDAAIAAGKRPGVLSNATSVASLGPGGPAILAGSTDGHLYALDACTLDLRWSKFLGGSVAEPVVGDTDGDGADEILVGVADGYIHHIDVPGCLSPSWVSFGETDDGPTEAPHVVKPGEAVKVTFAPVAEAKTYEYALVGPDDQPLWSPAYKSAAGPSVSVDLTGMLASRPYRVAVRAIGPNGGSPEAFSRPVVIADGNPPTLDAAATAESTAVHVAFEATDDLALDHWLVRMHEAGAAEEEALVAGEGLFSGPAGKAELSVTPPASLFGKKVVVRVSVLDSAGNPAMVSVNASVDDEGHVTHVDPPVILPAEPKPGAAPSGPTTFGGCGASGRTPDASALVVALALGLGGLFRRARRSSNEPG, encoded by the coding sequence ATGCGCGGATCGTCTCGTGCTGCCTTGCTCGGCGCGCTCGTGGTTCTCGCGGGGGGGCTTTCGCCCGGCCTCGCTCATGCCGACACCTGGCCCGTCGCGCGCCACGACGCCGCGCGCACCGGGGCCTCGGGGGGAGCCGTGCCCGTGGTCGAGCCCGTCGTCACGTGGCGCGCCTACATGGGCGGCCGCCCGACGGGCCGCGTCGCGCGTTTTGGCCTCGGGAATCCTTCGCAGTTCGTCGCCGCCGTCGGCGGGCGGTTCGTCGCCAAGCACGGCGTGTCGCAGGCGACGTTATGGAAGAGCGACATCCTCGGCGTCGGCGTGGTCGAGGCCTTCACCGATCTCGACGGGGATGGCAAGAGCGAGGTCGTGGTCCGCACCGAGACTCGCGCGCACGTCCTCGACGGCGCGACGGGCGTGGTCCTCTGGAGCTCGCCCCTTGGCGAATTCCGCTCGCCTGCATCCGTCCGCGTGACCGATCTCGACGGCAATGGTTTGCCCGACGTCTACATCGACGAATGCACGAGCTGCGCGACGCCCGGCACGATGACGGCCGGCGCGTTCTCGTTTGCCGGGGGATTCGGCGTGGCGAGCGCGCTCTGGATGCGCCCGGCGAATGCGTCGCCGCCGCCCTCGCACAGCGGCTCGGACACGATCGTCGACCTCGACGACGACGGTTTGCCCGAGGTCGTGCTCACCTCGCCGGCCGAGATCGTGATCGTACGCGGCAACGACGGCCAGACCGTGACCACGCTCGTCTTGCCGGGCGGCGCCCAAGACAAACCTTTCTCGCAGGCGTACGCGCTCGCGGCCGAGATCGACGGTTTGCCCGGCAAGGAGCTCGTCGTCGTGCAGCCGTACGGCCAGGTCGCGGCGAAGGTCGGCCCGCCGGGGCTCACGGTGTTCAAGATCGACCCCCAGACGAAGGCCGGGACGCTCCTCTTCCAGCGAAAGACGGCCGGATACGACGCCGAAATGGTCACGCTCGCCGACGTCGCCAAGGACCTCGACGGCGACGGCATCGACGAGCTCGTCTTTTCGCACCGCGCGTCCGCCGCGTCCCCGTTCACCACGGAGATCCTGAAGGGGGCGGCGGGCACGACCGCCGCCGTGCTCCCGGGCGCGCGCTTCGAGGGCGCGGCCGATCTCGGCGCTTCGACCGGCGCGGAGCTCGTCGTCGCGACCGCCGCGGGCCTCTCCGTCCACCATTTCGACGGCAATGCCCTCGCGACCCTGGCCGGCCCGATCCCCGAGGTGCGCGCCCATTCGATGCCCGACCCCGCGCGCGGCCAGCGAGGCCCGCTCGACCGTCGCCTCGCCGTGCTCCCGCGGCCCGGACAAGCCGCGGCGTTGCTCGTCGGGAGGCCGAAATCCGAGCTGCCCTACGCTTCCCTGGAGAACCCGCACACCTTCCGGGACATCCAGGCATTCACGTTCGACGCGGCCGGCCCGAAGAAGATCGGCGACCATACGCCGCTCGTCGGCGACGTCACCGGCGTCTTCGGGGCCGATTTCTCCACGCGCCCTTATCCGCAGGTCGCCGTCGGGACGACCGCGGGCACGATCGTGGTGCTCGGCCAAACCTTGCAGGGGACCAACGGCATCGTGGTTTGGGGCGGCAGCGCGACGGGCTCGCTCGTCGGCGGCGGCATGCAGCCGAGCTCGGGCGCCGTGGGCGGGCCGCTCGTCGGGAGCGACGACCTCGGGCCGTTCGTGGTCCTGCCGGGCTCGCCGCTCGGCCTCTACGTCGGCGACGCGCGGTTCGCCTCGCTCATCGTCCCGCCGCTGCCGCGCTTCATTCAGGCCGGCATGCAAGCGGCGAGCATCGTGGACCTCGACACGCTCGGAATGGCCGTCGTCGGCGTGGAGGGCAGCGCGCTCGTGGCGCGTCGCTCGCAGGATGGCGCCTCCCTCGGCGCCGTCGACCTCGGCCCCGGCGCGCCGCACGGCACGCCCTTGCCGCTCCGCGTGCAGGGCGCGAGCGCGCCGCGCGTCGGCATCGACTGGCGCATCGAGGGCGTGCAGATCGTCCAGTCCGCGGTCGATTTCGCCTCCAAGAGCCTTGTTTGGCAGGGCGTACCCTTGCCGTTCGGTGGCTTCTTCGGTTCGAGCGTCGGCGACCTCGACGGCGACGGGACGGACGCGTGGTATTCGATGAACGACGGCCTGAACGCGCGCGACGCCGCCACGGGCCTCGTCAAAACGACGCCCGGCAATTCCATGTGGTATTCGCTTCCCATGCTCGCCTCGTTCCAGGGCGGGCCCGGGCCCGAGCTCCTGCTCCAGGCGGGCGCGTCCTCGCCGCGGCTGCTCCAGGCGGATCTCGGCACCGCGTGGCAATCGGAGAGCTCCGAGCAGGTCAATGGAATGGCCGGCGCGCGCGTCGTTTGTGGCAATGCCGCGCGCTTCGTGACGCCGGCCGTCCTCTCGCCCACGCTGCGCGCCTTCGACGGCGCGACCGGCGCGCTCCTCGGCGTCCGCGCGCTCGCTGGCGGGAGCGTCTTCCCCACCGTGGACGCCGCGATCGCCGCGGGAAAGCGCCCCGGCGTGCTCTCGAACGCGACCTCCGTCGCTTCGCTCGGCCCGGGCGGCCCTGCCATTCTCGCGGGCTCGACGGACGGACACCTCTATGCCCTCGACGCCTGCACGCTCGATCTACGCTGGTCGAAGTTCCTCGGCGGCTCGGTCGCGGAGCCCGTCGTGGGTGACACCGACGGCGACGGCGCGGACGAGATCCTCGTGGGCGTTGCGGACGGCTACATCCACCACATCGACGTCCCCGGCTGCCTCTCGCCGAGCTGGGTCTCGTTTGGCGAGACAGACGATGGACCGACCGAGGCGCCCCACGTCGTCAAGCCCGGCGAGGCGGTGAAGGTCACGTTCGCGCCGGTTGCCGAGGCGAAGACCTACGAATACGCGCTCGTCGGTCCGGACGATCAGCCCCTCTGGTCGCCGGCCTACAAGTCCGCCGCGGGGCCCTCGGTTTCGGTCGACCTCACCGGCATGCTCGCCTCGCGCCCGTACCGCGTGGCCGTCCGCGCGATCGGTCCGAACGGTGGGAGCCCGGAAGCCTTCTCGAGGCCTGTCGTCATTGCGGACGGCAACCCCCCGACGCTCGACGCCGCCGCGACGGCCGAAAGCACGGCCGTGCACGTCGCCTTCGAGGCGACGGACGACCTCGCGCTCGACCATTGGCTCGTCCGGATGCACGAGGCGGGCGCGGCCGAGGAAGAGGCGCTCGTCGCCGGGGAAGGCCTCTTCAGTGGCCCCGCGGGCAAGGCCGAGCTCTCCGTCACGCCGCCGGCCTCGCTCTTCGGCAAGAAGGTCGTGGTGCGCGTCTCCGTCCTCGACTCCGCGGGCAACCCGGCGATGGTCTCGGTGAATGCGTCCGTTGATGACGAAGGCCACGTCACGCACGTCGATCCGCCCGTGATCCTGCCTGCGGAGCCGAAACCCGGGGCTGCTCCGTCCGGCCCCACCACGTTCGGCGGTTGTGGCGCTTCAGGCCGAACGCCGGACGCGTCCGCCCTCGTGGTGGCGCTCGCGCTCGGCCTCGGCGGTCTCTTCCGTCGCGCGCGGCGCAGCTCGAACGAGCCCGGCTGA
- a CDS encoding glycoside hydrolase family 16 protein encodes MHRISNMLSTGFSAALVLSTLVIPVNEANAFPWSGLEWNLKDSGDAAVGPGPNVFSGDNVFVDDQNRLHMLIEDEDGDGVWRSSEIISTRAVGYGTYTMTLETPIRTFHNQAVLGFFTWSTRGRSNEMDVEIARFRGTAAGDPRLVHSLQPQSSHYAVPDLWNATFHQFVWDRSRTTFLTRPLAGAGTPIQSSFGSPPRPTNTTNLRINFWLRAGVAPAGATSPLEVIIRSVSYTPA; translated from the coding sequence ATGCACCGAATCTCGAACATGCTCTCGACCGGGTTTTCCGCGGCTCTCGTGCTTTCGACGCTGGTGATCCCGGTGAACGAGGCGAATGCCTTTCCGTGGTCTGGACTCGAGTGGAACCTGAAGGACAGCGGCGACGCGGCGGTCGGCCCCGGCCCGAACGTGTTCTCTGGGGACAACGTATTCGTCGACGATCAAAACCGCCTGCACATGCTCATCGAGGACGAGGACGGCGACGGCGTGTGGCGGAGCTCCGAGATCATCTCCACGCGCGCCGTGGGCTACGGCACGTACACGATGACGCTGGAAACCCCGATTCGTACGTTCCACAACCAGGCGGTGCTCGGCTTCTTCACCTGGAGCACGCGCGGAAGATCGAACGAGATGGACGTGGAGATCGCGCGGTTCCGCGGCACGGCCGCGGGCGACCCGAGGCTCGTGCATTCGCTCCAGCCGCAGAGCTCCCATTACGCGGTTCCGGACCTCTGGAACGCGACGTTCCACCAGTTCGTATGGGACCGCTCGCGCACCACGTTCCTCACGCGCCCCCTCGCCGGCGCAGGGACGCCCATCCAATCCAGCTTCGGCTCGCCGCCGCGGCCGACGAACACCACGAATCTCCGCATCAACTTCTGGTTGCGCGCCGGCGTGGCGCCCGCCGGGGCCACGAGCCCGCTCGAGGTCATCATCCGGAGCGTGTCGTACACCCCGGCCTGA
- a CDS encoding Spy/CpxP family protein refolding chaperone, with protein MHPAFVAWWHAGRGGSCGPEGWSGRRRAWFGGGCGPGRGGGHGHGGHGGGDDLPGGSDFDGAGGGNFGVRRPLRFLAHRLELDDVQIAELATILDELKIERAQAAVDHRRTTSAFADAVLGEQLDEPRLDQIRADRVKSAERLQASVVRAIGRIHALLSAEQRKKLAYLLRTGALAI; from the coding sequence ATGCATCCTGCATTCGTGGCGTGGTGGCACGCGGGCCGAGGCGGCTCGTGTGGCCCTGAGGGTTGGTCCGGTCGTCGTCGTGCGTGGTTCGGAGGGGGCTGCGGCCCCGGACGAGGCGGCGGTCATGGACACGGGGGGCACGGGGGCGGCGACGACCTGCCCGGCGGCTCCGATTTCGACGGCGCGGGCGGCGGTAACTTCGGCGTGCGCCGGCCGCTGCGATTCCTGGCCCACCGGCTGGAGCTCGACGACGTGCAAATCGCGGAGCTCGCGACGATCCTGGACGAGCTGAAAATCGAGCGGGCGCAGGCCGCCGTGGATCATCGACGCACGACGAGCGCGTTCGCCGACGCGGTGCTCGGCGAGCAGCTCGACGAACCGCGGCTCGATCAGATCCGCGCGGATCGGGTGAAGAGCGCCGAGCGGCTGCAGGCGTCGGTGGTGCGCGCGATTGGGCGCATTCACGCGCTCCTGTCGGCCGAGCAGCGGAAGAAGCTCGCCTATCTGCTGCGAACCGGCGCGCTCGCCATCTGA
- a CDS encoding MBL fold metallo-hydrolase yields the protein MGRFDHLATQPRRGPADLFRWRVLDPLKGKKIKDPGGFITPHRPYDADLVKSPAPSLTWIGHASFLLTLGKKNILFDPVLGERIGPIKRLVAPGIGWQELPPIDIVVITHNHRDHLDAWSIERLGDRPTYVAPLGNARFLKAAGASAKIVELDWWETTGIDSLEITLVPARHWSMHLPWDRNDALWGGYVIRGPEGTAYHSGDTAYWDTFEEIGRRAGPIDWAMLPIGAYEPRWFMEPQHMGPEEAASAAKMLGAKHFVAMHWGTFKLTDEPIGEPPERARAAWQAEGGAEEKLWILDVGETRHLGR from the coding sequence GTGGGTCGATTCGATCACCTCGCCACCCAGCCGCGCCGCGGCCCGGCCGACCTCTTCCGCTGGCGGGTCCTCGATCCGCTGAAGGGCAAGAAGATCAAGGATCCGGGCGGGTTCATCACGCCGCACCGGCCGTACGACGCGGACCTCGTGAAGAGCCCCGCGCCGAGCCTGACCTGGATCGGGCACGCGAGTTTTCTCCTCACGCTCGGCAAGAAGAACATCCTCTTCGATCCGGTCCTCGGCGAGCGAATCGGCCCGATCAAGCGGCTCGTGGCGCCGGGCATCGGCTGGCAGGAATTGCCGCCGATCGACATCGTCGTCATCACGCACAACCACCGGGATCACCTCGACGCGTGGAGCATCGAGCGGCTCGGCGATCGGCCGACGTACGTGGCGCCGCTCGGCAATGCGCGCTTTTTGAAGGCGGCCGGCGCGTCGGCGAAGATCGTGGAGCTCGACTGGTGGGAGACGACGGGGATCGATTCGCTGGAGATCACGCTCGTGCCGGCGCGGCACTGGTCGATGCATTTGCCCTGGGATCGGAATGACGCGCTCTGGGGCGGATACGTGATTCGTGGGCCCGAGGGCACGGCGTATCACTCCGGCGATACCGCTTATTGGGATACGTTCGAGGAGATCGGGCGCCGCGCGGGGCCGATCGACTGGGCGATGCTTCCCATTGGTGCGTACGAGCCGCGCTGGTTCATGGAGCCGCAGCACATGGGGCCCGAGGAGGCGGCGTCGGCCGCGAAAATGCTCGGGGCGAAGCATTTCGTGGCCATGCATTGGGGGACGTTCAAGCTGACGGACGAGCCGATCGGCGAGCCGCCGGAGCGGGCGCGCGCGGCATGGCAGGCCGAGGGCGGCGCCGAGGAAAAGCTCTGGATCCTCGACGTGGGCGAGACGCGACACCTCGGGCGCTAG
- the larE gene encoding ATP-dependent sacrificial sulfur transferase LarE: MALAPAIEEKLARLRERLVELDSVLVCYSGGVDSAFVLAAAHAALGPRAIGMTAVSPSLAPGEHEDAVTVARAIGADHRLVASNEIEDPGYVANNPDRCFHCKSELYRIAAQKRVEWGLAAILNGTNVDDLGDYRPGLEAARLAEVVSPLVELGFTKADVRAGAAALGLPIWDKPAAACLSSRIPYGTSVTRERLTQIGGFEGALKRLGFRQVRVRYHGELARIELALAELGRAAEPEMRDAIVEAGKQHGFKYVTLDLAGYRVGSHNEVLVGKSLRIVS, translated from the coding sequence ATGGCCCTGGCTCCTGCCATCGAGGAGAAGCTCGCTCGCCTGCGCGAGAGGCTCGTCGAGCTCGACTCGGTCCTGGTTTGTTACTCCGGCGGGGTCGACAGCGCGTTCGTGCTCGCCGCCGCCCACGCGGCCCTCGGGCCGCGCGCCATCGGCATGACCGCGGTCTCGCCGAGCCTCGCGCCGGGCGAGCACGAGGACGCCGTCACGGTCGCGCGCGCGATCGGCGCCGATCATCGGCTCGTCGCGTCGAACGAGATCGAGGATCCCGGCTACGTCGCGAACAACCCCGACCGCTGCTTCCACTGCAAGAGCGAGCTTTACCGCATCGCCGCGCAGAAGCGGGTCGAGTGGGGGCTCGCGGCGATCCTGAACGGGACGAACGTCGACGATCTCGGCGATTACCGGCCGGGGCTCGAAGCGGCGCGGCTCGCCGAGGTCGTGAGCCCGCTCGTCGAGCTCGGGTTCACGAAGGCCGACGTGCGGGCGGGCGCGGCCGCGCTCGGATTGCCGATATGGGACAAACCCGCGGCCGCCTGCCTTTCGAGCCGCATCCCCTACGGCACGAGCGTCACGCGCGAGCGGCTGACGCAGATCGGCGGCTTCGAGGGCGCGCTGAAGCGGCTCGGCTTCCGCCAGGTGCGCGTGCGCTACCACGGCGAGCTCGCGCGGATCGAGCTCGCGCTCGCGGAGCTCGGGCGCGCGGCCGAGCCGGAGATGCGCGACGCGATCGTCGAGGCGGGCAAGCAGCACGGGTTCAAGTACGTCACGCTCGACCTCGCCGGCTACCGCGTCGGCAGCCACAACGAGGTCCTCGTCGGCAAAAGCCTGCGTATCGTGAGCTGA
- a CDS encoding OmpA family protein: MNRTSLGRSVALAATLGALAALVGCSDNRLPPVPVPKAEQKSQLPRWYPEKAWTAKEGQSQIYIEGKIVFQTGSATIHKFGETEKVLKTLLAFVNEHPEVTRLRIEGHTDDNGAEDKNQDLSARRALSVCNWLVDNGVSHLRLLAVGFGETKPIAPNELEMGRAENRRTEFHVAEVDGKPFLGKDPTGGGMVLDVPSLEERKAEEEARKKPVIAVVPTLNFKPTGNEVKKVQDKQISLDPTQKKPEQKK, encoded by the coding sequence ATGAACCGCACCTCGCTTGGAAGGTCCGTCGCGCTCGCCGCCACGCTGGGGGCTTTGGCTGCGCTCGTCGGCTGCTCGGACAACCGCTTGCCGCCCGTGCCCGTGCCGAAGGCGGAGCAGAAGAGCCAACTGCCGCGCTGGTACCCCGAGAAGGCCTGGACCGCGAAGGAAGGCCAGAGCCAGATCTACATCGAGGGCAAGATCGTCTTCCAGACCGGCAGCGCCACGATCCACAAGTTCGGCGAGACCGAGAAGGTCCTGAAGACGCTGCTCGCGTTCGTCAACGAGCACCCCGAGGTCACGCGCCTGCGGATCGAGGGGCACACGGACGACAACGGCGCCGAGGACAAGAACCAGGACCTCAGCGCGCGGCGCGCGCTCAGCGTGTGCAACTGGCTCGTCGACAACGGCGTGAGCCACCTGCGCCTGCTCGCCGTCGGCTTCGGCGAGACGAAGCCCATCGCGCCGAACGAGCTCGAGATGGGCCGCGCGGAGAACCGCCGCACCGAGTTCCACGTCGCCGAGGTCGACGGCAAGCCCTTCCTCGGCAAGGACCCGACGGGCGGCGGCATGGTGCTCGACGTGCCGAGCCTCGAAGAGCGCAAGGCCGAGGAAGAGGCGCGCAAGAAGCCTGTGATCGCGGTCGTGCCGACCTTGAACTTCAAGCCCACGGGCAACGAAGTGAAGAAGGTCCAGGACAAGCAGATCTCGCTCGACCCAACGCAGAAGAAGCCCGAGCAGAAGAAGTAG
- a CDS encoding fused MFS/spermidine synthase, with the protein MRPRFSLVVTLFLVSGSTGLLYEVAFGKLLGYVFGATAYAVSTVLAAFMGGMALGAHLGGKRAARIARPLVAYGVLEIIVGLVVAASPAALEALTAAYVHVAQKAPGSLAILTAARGALTALVVIVPTVAMGATLPILSRVVAGEVGERSQRRLSLLYAINTAGGAIGALTSAYLVLPALGVRGTIWAAALANVTIGVTAIVTGRRAPEESPAPATETSDESPKRTAPAAQAQGPYHENTALAFAFASGFIVFAAEVVETHLLALLIGNSAYAFGLMLAVFLVCLAIGAARSPALAEKRGDRALAFGLGAAAISLALTMPLWAELPRLFLFAGKHVHSWTGRELVRALAALLILAVPTVFLGTTFPLLLHRIASMPDVGARVGRLTVVNTVGTIFGSIITGYVILPVLGSQGTLLGVVAALAIASVLASRVAAGEKGSAVTRFALPAAAIVVALVLPRWDMARMTNGANVYFSAGPPPDRIEMVREDVHGGVTTVARRAEVLTLYTNGKFQGDNGPEMAAQRRFAHFPSMFLRGTEKRVLVIGLGTGTTLGTIATYPWERIEVAEISPAIVDASRKYFSGPARNSLDDPRTVLSLEDGRNHLLVSPGGYDLVTMELTSVWFAGAASLYSREFYELVRARLADGGILQQWVQLHHIRRRELAAIVRTLRVVFPHVALFVGGSQGILVASARPLVASRAELDRLATVPAIRETLGAGTLPGLLDELMASGAELDRFVGETPGEPLVSTDDNLFLEYATPKGNVLDYWQSLHETLAMLEQYRTPNAAERHLGP; encoded by the coding sequence GTGCGCCCTCGGTTTTCCCTCGTCGTGACGCTCTTCCTCGTCTCCGGTTCGACCGGGCTCCTCTACGAGGTCGCGTTCGGCAAGCTGCTCGGCTACGTCTTCGGCGCGACGGCGTACGCCGTGAGCACGGTGCTCGCCGCGTTCATGGGAGGCATGGCGCTCGGCGCGCACCTCGGCGGCAAGCGCGCCGCGCGCATCGCCCGCCCGCTCGTGGCCTACGGGGTGCTGGAAATCATCGTCGGCCTCGTCGTCGCCGCCTCGCCCGCCGCGCTCGAAGCGCTCACCGCGGCGTATGTCCACGTCGCGCAGAAGGCCCCGGGCTCGCTCGCGATCCTCACGGCGGCGCGCGGCGCGTTGACGGCGCTCGTGGTGATCGTTCCGACGGTGGCGATGGGCGCGACGCTGCCGATCCTGTCGCGGGTCGTCGCCGGCGAGGTCGGCGAGCGAAGCCAGCGCCGTCTGTCGTTGCTCTACGCCATCAACACGGCGGGAGGCGCGATCGGCGCGCTGACGAGCGCGTACCTCGTCCTGCCCGCGCTCGGCGTGCGCGGCACGATCTGGGCTGCGGCGCTGGCGAACGTGACGATCGGCGTGACCGCGATCGTCACGGGAAGGCGCGCGCCCGAGGAGAGCCCTGCGCCCGCGACGGAGACGAGCGACGAGAGCCCGAAACGAACGGCGCCCGCGGCGCAGGCGCAGGGTCCGTACCACGAGAACACGGCGCTCGCGTTCGCGTTCGCGTCGGGGTTCATCGTGTTCGCGGCCGAGGTCGTCGAGACGCACCTGCTCGCGCTGCTCATCGGCAACAGCGCGTATGCGTTCGGCCTGATGCTCGCCGTCTTCCTCGTGTGCCTGGCGATCGGCGCGGCGCGCTCCCCTGCCCTCGCCGAGAAGCGCGGCGACCGCGCGCTCGCGTTCGGCCTCGGCGCCGCCGCGATCTCGCTCGCGCTCACCATGCCGCTCTGGGCCGAGCTGCCGCGCCTCTTCCTCTTCGCAGGCAAACATGTGCACTCCTGGACGGGCCGCGAGCTCGTCCGCGCGCTCGCCGCGCTCCTGATCCTCGCGGTCCCGACGGTCTTCCTCGGCACGACGTTTCCGCTCCTGCTCCACCGCATCGCCTCGATGCCCGACGTCGGCGCGCGCGTCGGACGGCTGACCGTGGTGAACACCGTCGGCACGATCTTCGGCTCAATCATCACGGGGTACGTCATCCTCCCGGTGCTCGGATCGCAGGGCACGCTGCTCGGCGTCGTCGCGGCGCTCGCGATCGCCTCGGTGCTCGCCTCGCGCGTGGCCGCCGGAGAGAAGGGCTCCGCCGTGACGCGGTTCGCCTTGCCCGCGGCCGCGATCGTGGTCGCGCTCGTGCTGCCGCGCTGGGACATGGCGCGCATGACGAACGGCGCGAACGTGTACTTCTCCGCGGGCCCGCCGCCCGATCGCATCGAGATGGTGCGCGAGGACGTGCACGGCGGCGTGACCACGGTGGCGCGGCGCGCCGAGGTGCTCACGCTCTACACGAACGGCAAGTTCCAGGGCGACAACGGTCCCGAGATGGCCGCGCAGCGCAGGTTCGCGCACTTCCCCTCGATGTTCCTCCGTGGCACCGAGAAGCGCGTGCTCGTCATCGGCCTCGGCACGGGCACGACGCTCGGCACGATCGCCACCTACCCGTGGGAGCGCATCGAGGTCGCCGAGATCTCGCCCGCCATCGTGGACGCGTCGCGGAAGTATTTTTCCGGGCCGGCGCGCAATTCACTCGACGATCCGCGCACGGTGCTCTCGCTCGAAGACGGCCGCAACCACCTGCTCGTGTCGCCGGGCGGCTACGACCTCGTCACGATGGAGCTCACGAGCGTGTGGTTCGCAGGTGCCGCGAGCCTCTACAGCCGCGAGTTCTACGAGCTCGTGCGCGCGCGCCTCGCAGACGGCGGCATCCTCCAGCAGTGGGTGCAGCTCCACCACATCCGCAGGCGCGAGCTCGCGGCCATCGTGCGCACGCTGCGCGTCGTCTTCCCGCACGTCGCGCTCTTCGTCGGCGGATCGCAGGGCATCCTCGTGGCGAGCGCGCGGCCCCTCGTCGCCTCGCGCGCCGAGCTCGATCGCCTCGCCACGGTGCCCGCGATCCGCGAGACGCTCGGCGCGGGCACGCTGCCGGGCTTGCTCGACGAGCTCATGGCCTCGGGCGCGGAGCTCGATCGGTTCGTCGGCGAGACGCCGGGCGAGCCGCTCGTCTCCACCGACGACAACCTCTTCCTCGAATACGCGACGCCGAAGGGCAACGTGCTCGACTACTGGCAGTCGCTCCACGAGACGCTCGCGATGCTGGAGCAGTACCGCACGCCGAACGCGGCCGAGCGGCACCTCGGGCCTTAG